Proteins encoded in a region of the Carassius gibelio isolate Cgi1373 ecotype wild population from Czech Republic chromosome B5, carGib1.2-hapl.c, whole genome shotgun sequence genome:
- the LOC127957417 gene encoding ubiquitin carboxyl-terminal hydrolase 2 isoform X2 produces the protein MPSLRQSYTVTVPEEPPASAFPFIKQDIRRKNPTMSRSMLVSTFVGLLINQAKNSKNAQGLVGLRNLGNTCFMNSILQCLSNTHDLRDYCLRNTHRTDLNHNCRAKAALMEEFAKLTQTIWTSASSEAISPSDFKMQIQKYAPRFVGYNQQDAQEFLRFLLDGLHNEVNRVTVKPRSLMEDFDHLSDDEKGKRMWNKYLESEDSKVVDLFVGQLKSSLTCNECGFCSTVFDPFWDLSLPIAKTSGEVSLMDCLRLFTKEDVLDGNERPTCHRCKTRRKCTKKFTIQKFPKILVLHLKRFSECRVRTSKLSTFVNFPLKELDLREFGSDNSVNAVYNLYAVSNHTGTSLGGHYTAYCRNPCIGEWYTYNDSRVSPMSSSQVRSSDAYVLFYESATSSRM, from the exons CGAGTCTACGACAGTCGTACACGGTCACTGTCCCAGAGGAGCCGCCGGCGTCAGCTTTCCCCTTCATCAAGCAGGATATACGCAGAAAAAATCCAACGATGTCTCGCTCTATGCTGGTGTCCACATTTGTGGGTCTTCTCATTAACCAGGCTAAG AACTCAAAGAATGCTCAGGGTCTGGTGGGCCTCAGGAATCTGGGAAATACT TGTTTCATGAACTCCATTCTGCAGTGTCTGAGCAACACTCATGACCTGAGGGACTACTGTCTGCGTAACACGCACCGCACGGACCTCAACCACAACTGCAGGGCCAAAGCTGCGCTGATGGAGG AGTTTGCCAAGCTCACTCAGACTATTTGGACATCAGCTAGCAGTGAGGCCATCAGCCCTTCTGACTTCAAAATGCAGATTCAGAAATATGCCCCTCGATTTGTTGGTTACAA TCAGCAGGATGCTCAGGAGTTCTTGCGGTTTCTGCTGGATGGGCTTCATAATGAAGTAAACAGAGTAACAGTGAAACCCAGATCCCTCATGGAGGACTTTGATCACCTCTC GGACGACGAGAAAGGCAAGAGAATGTGGAACAAGTACCTGGAGAGTGAGGATAGTAAAGTAGTCG ATCTGTTTGTTGGTCAGCTGAAAAGCTCTCTGACGTGTAACGAGTGTGGCTTCTGCTCAACAGTGTTTGATCCATTCTGGGATCTGTCCCTGCCTATCGCCAAG ACTTCAGGAGAAGTGAGTTTAATGGATTGCCTTCGACTTTTCACCAAGGAAGATGTATTAGATGGGAATGAGAGACCA ACATGCCACAGATGTAAAACAAGACGAAAATGTACGAAAAAATTCACCATTcagaaatttcccaaaatcttggTGCTTC ACCTGAAGCGTTTCTCTGAGTGTCGAGTCAGAACCAGCAAACTCTCCACCTTTGTAAACTTCCCCCTCAAAGAGCTGGACCTCAGGGAATTTGGCTCTGATAACAGCG TAAATGCAGTGTATAATCTGTATGCTGTGTCCAATCACACTGGTACGTCTTTGGGTGGTCATTACACAGCATATTGCCGCAATCCCTGCATAGGAGAATGGTACACGTACAACGACTCCAG GGTGAGCCCCATGTCATCCAGCCAGGTGCGCAGCAGCGATGCATATGTGCTGTTCTACGAATCTGCCACCTCTTCACGCATGTGA